In Paraburkholderia bryophila, a single genomic region encodes these proteins:
- the greA gene encoding transcription elongation factor GreA, translating to MSTVPLTKRGAEMLRDELQRLKSVERPAVIKSISEARAQGDLSENSEYDAAKEKQGFIEGRIAEIESKLAGAQVIDPALVDADGRVVFGATVELEDLDSGAPVKYQIVGDDEADIDHGLISISSPIARALIGKSEGDVASVQAPSGVREYEIIAVSYV from the coding sequence ATGAGCACTGTTCCATTGACGAAGCGCGGCGCGGAAATGTTGCGCGATGAGTTGCAGCGCCTGAAATCGGTTGAGCGTCCGGCGGTGATCAAATCGATCTCCGAAGCGCGTGCCCAGGGCGATCTGTCGGAAAACTCGGAATACGACGCGGCGAAGGAAAAGCAGGGTTTTATCGAAGGCCGCATTGCCGAGATCGAATCGAAGCTGGCCGGTGCGCAAGTGATCGATCCGGCGTTGGTTGACGCGGACGGCCGCGTGGTGTTTGGCGCGACGGTGGAGCTCGAAGACCTGGACTCGGGTGCGCCGGTCAAGTATCAGATCGTCGGCGACGACGAAGCGGACATCGACCACGGCCTGATCTCGATCAGCTCGCCGATCGCGCGTGCATTGATCGGTAAGTCCGAAGGCGACGTGGCCTCGGTGCAGGCGCCGAGCGGCGTGCGCGAATACGAAATCATCGCGGTGAGCTACGTTTGA
- a CDS encoding class I SAM-dependent methyltransferase — MTDRAIIDWPAWTDSPPGRYVLDWEQTQLDRVVSDVFGYHALQLGLPQLDALRENRMPCRGLVLDAASGASAPYSYPRGLRHGGNSHSASNGAALRPQPAQNGLAGLPAPAGRSAVWCDLLDLPFEAQSVDLIVMPHTLEFTSDPHRLLREAERVLMPEGQLIILGFNSLSLWGARQSVGKVTGRPFVPAAVDLIAFTRLKDWIKLLGFDLERGRFGCYRPPLGSDQWLSRYGFMEAAGDRWWPIFGATYMIKAIKRVRGMRLVGPLKVKKPVLAAGLAPAATPNTRNHTQ; from the coding sequence ATGACTGACCGAGCGATTATAGACTGGCCCGCCTGGACCGATTCGCCACCTGGCCGCTACGTGCTGGACTGGGAGCAAACCCAGCTCGACCGCGTGGTGTCCGACGTGTTCGGCTACCATGCGCTGCAACTCGGCCTGCCGCAACTCGACGCCTTGCGTGAAAACCGCATGCCGTGCCGCGGCCTCGTGCTCGACGCCGCGAGCGGCGCGAGCGCGCCCTACTCGTATCCGCGCGGTTTGCGGCATGGCGGTAATAGCCACTCAGCGAGCAACGGCGCGGCTCTGCGGCCCCAGCCCGCGCAGAACGGGCTCGCCGGCCTGCCCGCGCCGGCCGGACGCAGCGCGGTGTGGTGCGACCTGCTCGATCTGCCGTTCGAAGCCCAAAGCGTCGACCTGATCGTGATGCCGCACACGCTGGAATTCACCAGCGACCCGCACCGGCTGCTGCGCGAAGCCGAACGCGTGCTGATGCCCGAAGGGCAACTGATCATTCTCGGCTTCAACTCGCTGTCGCTGTGGGGCGCGCGGCAATCGGTCGGCAAGGTGACCGGGCGGCCGTTCGTGCCCGCCGCCGTCGACCTGATCGCCTTCACGCGGCTCAAAGACTGGATCAAGCTGCTGGGCTTCGACCTTGAACGCGGGCGCTTCGGCTGTTATCGTCCGCCGCTCGGCAGCGATCAATGGCTGTCCCGCTACGGTTTCATGGAAGCCGCCGGCGACCGCTGGTGGCCGATTTTCGGCGCCACCTACATGATCAAGGCGATCAAGCGCGTGCGCGGCATGCGGCTCGTCGGTCCGCTGAAAGTGAAGAAACCTGTCCTCGCCGCGGGCCTCGCGCCCGCCGCCACCCCGAATACACGCAACCACACTCAATGA
- a CDS encoding MFS transporter — translation MSSTQLRVFLLFSAGYFVSYVFRGVNLGFAPFITHDLGLSAANLGVLTSLYFLGFAGAQIPAGVLLDHFGARRVTAGTLLFAALGIWVFGAAQSVGMMMVGRLLIGMGVSVCLGGAFKALAQHFATARLPLMNGLVMAVGGLGGVMVGSPLTWVLGFAPWRTVCVGLGLMTVLVALALWTLAPDTKETHHQASIGTQFKGTLHILGSAAFWKIASFSVVTQGVFYAMQSLWVGAWLRDVQGFEPRQAAALVSILGFAMMAGCIGFGAAARSLERRGISLYAFCGIGMALFVVTQLLIVFKAPLPASLLWAAYGAFGGTGILIYAVMARHFPPQMTGRVNTTLNLIIFLLIFGFQIGVGAVLSHWPASGGHYPVSAHLTAWGILIVLQILSAIWFVLPARKPVTVVGAHEPQDA, via the coding sequence ATGTCGTCGACCCAACTGCGCGTTTTTCTCCTGTTCTCCGCGGGCTACTTCGTTTCCTACGTGTTTCGCGGCGTTAATCTTGGCTTTGCACCGTTCATTACACACGACCTCGGTTTGTCGGCCGCCAACCTCGGCGTGCTGACCAGTCTGTATTTCCTGGGTTTCGCGGGCGCGCAGATTCCGGCCGGCGTGCTGCTGGATCATTTCGGCGCACGGCGGGTCACGGCGGGCACCTTGCTATTCGCCGCGCTCGGCATCTGGGTGTTCGGCGCGGCGCAGAGCGTCGGCATGATGATGGTGGGGCGTCTGCTGATCGGCATGGGTGTTTCGGTTTGCCTCGGCGGCGCGTTCAAGGCGCTGGCGCAGCACTTCGCCACCGCGCGCCTGCCGTTGATGAACGGACTCGTGATGGCGGTCGGCGGTCTGGGCGGCGTCATGGTCGGCTCGCCGCTCACATGGGTGTTGGGTTTCGCCCCCTGGCGCACGGTCTGCGTCGGACTGGGCCTGATGACGGTGCTGGTGGCGCTGGCGCTGTGGACGCTTGCGCCCGATACCAAGGAAACCCATCATCAGGCGAGCATCGGCACGCAGTTCAAAGGCACGTTGCACATTCTCGGCAGCGCTGCGTTCTGGAAGATCGCGTCGTTTTCGGTGGTCACGCAGGGCGTCTTTTACGCGATGCAGTCGCTGTGGGTCGGCGCGTGGTTGCGCGACGTGCAGGGCTTCGAGCCGCGCCAGGCGGCGGCACTGGTCTCGATTCTCGGCTTCGCGATGATGGCCGGCTGCATCGGCTTTGGCGCGGCGGCGCGCAGTCTCGAACGACGCGGCATCTCGTTGTATGCCTTTTGCGGGATCGGCATGGCGCTGTTCGTCGTGACGCAATTGCTGATCGTGTTCAAGGCGCCGCTGCCTGCCAGCCTGCTGTGGGCGGCGTATGGGGCGTTCGGCGGCACCGGCATTCTGATCTACGCGGTGATGGCACGGCACTTTCCGCCGCAGATGACGGGCCGCGTCAACACGACGTTGAATCTGATTATCTTCTTGCTGATTTTCGGTTTTCAGATTGGCGTCGGCGCGGTGTTGTCGCACTGGCCGGCGAGCGGCGGGCACTATCCGGTGTCCGCGCATCTGACTGCCTGGGGCATTCTCATCGTGCTGCAGATACTGAGCGCGATCTGGTTCGTCCTGCCTGCCAGGAAGCCGGTCACGGTGGTCGGCGCTCACGAACCGCAAGATGCCTGA
- the carB gene encoding carbamoyl-phosphate synthase large subunit codes for MPKRTDIKSILIIGAGPIIIGQACEFDYSGAQACKALREEGYKVILVNSNPATIMTDPNTADVTYIEPITWEVVERIIAKERPDAILPTMGGQTALNCALDLHAHGVLEKYKVELIGASPEAIDKAEDRQKFKDAMTKIGLGSAKSGTAHSMEEALQVQAEIAVLTGSGGYPVVIRPSFTLGGSGGGIAYNRDEFEEICKRGLDLSPTRELLIEESLLGWKEYEMEVVRDKKDNCIIVCSIENLDPMGIHTGDSITVAPAQTLTDKEYQILRNASLAVLREIGVDTGGSNVQFSINPKDGRMVVIEMNPRVSRSSALASKATGFPIAKIAAKLAVGYSLDELKNEITGGQTPASFEPTIDYVVTKIPRFAFEKFREADSRLTTQMKSVGEVMAIGRTFQESFQKALRGLEVGVDGLDEKTDNRDEIIREIGEAGPDRIWYVGDAFRIGMTAEEIFEETSIDPWFLAQIEQIILKEKALGGRSLASLSKEELKYVKQSGFSDRRLAKLLGAKPMEVRQRRIELNVRPVYKRVDTCAAEFATKTAYMYSTYEEECEANPTNNKKIMVLGGGPNRIGQGIEFDYCCVHAALAMREDGYETIMVNCNPETVSTDYDTSDRLYFESLTLEDVLEIVDKEKPVGVIVQYGGQTPLKLALDLEANGVPIVGTSPDMIDAAEDRERFQKLLQDLGLRQPPNRTARAEDEALKLAEEIGYPLVVRPSYVLGGRAMEIVHEPRDLERYMREAVKVSHDSPVLLDRFLNDAIECDVDCISDGEAVFIGGVMEHIEQAGVHSGDSACSLPPYSLSQETVAELKRQTGAMAKALNVIGLMNVQFAIQQVPQADGSKEDVIYVLEVNPRASRTVPYVSKATSLPLAKIAARAMVGQKLADQGVTKEIIPPYFSVKEAVFPFVKFPAVDPVLGPEMRSTGEVMGVGQTFGEALFKSQLAAGSRLPETGTVLLTVMDADKPKAVEVARMLHELGYPIVATKGTAAAIEAAGVPVKVVNKVKDGRPHIVDMIKNGEIALVFTTVDETRAAIADSRSIRMSAQANKVTYYTTMSGARAAVEGLRYLKNLEVYDLQGLHARLN; via the coding sequence ATGCCCAAGCGGACAGACATCAAGAGCATTCTCATTATCGGCGCGGGTCCGATCATCATCGGCCAGGCGTGCGAGTTCGATTACTCGGGCGCGCAGGCATGCAAGGCGCTGCGTGAGGAAGGCTACAAGGTCATCCTCGTCAACAGCAATCCGGCGACGATCATGACCGACCCGAACACGGCCGACGTCACCTACATCGAGCCGATCACGTGGGAAGTGGTGGAGCGCATCATCGCCAAGGAGCGCCCCGACGCGATCCTGCCGACCATGGGCGGCCAGACCGCGCTGAACTGCGCGCTCGACCTGCACGCGCACGGCGTGCTGGAGAAGTACAAAGTCGAGCTGATCGGCGCGTCGCCGGAAGCGATCGACAAGGCGGAAGACCGCCAGAAGTTCAAGGACGCGATGACCAAGATTGGCCTCGGTTCGGCCAAGTCGGGCACCGCGCATTCCATGGAAGAAGCGCTGCAGGTGCAAGCGGAAATCGCTGTGCTGACCGGCAGCGGCGGCTATCCGGTCGTGATCCGTCCGTCGTTCACGCTGGGCGGTTCGGGCGGCGGCATTGCGTACAACCGCGACGAGTTCGAAGAGATCTGCAAGCGCGGTCTGGACCTGTCGCCCACGCGCGAACTGCTGATCGAAGAATCGCTGCTTGGCTGGAAAGAGTACGAGATGGAAGTGGTCCGCGACAAGAAGGACAACTGCATCATCGTCTGCTCGATCGAAAACCTGGACCCGATGGGTATCCACACCGGCGACTCGATCACCGTCGCGCCGGCGCAAACGCTCACCGACAAGGAATACCAGATCCTGCGTAACGCGTCGCTCGCGGTGCTGCGCGAGATCGGCGTCGACACGGGCGGTTCGAACGTGCAGTTCTCGATCAATCCGAAAGACGGCCGCATGGTCGTGATCGAAATGAATCCGCGCGTGTCGCGTTCGTCGGCGTTGGCGTCGAAGGCGACCGGCTTCCCGATCGCCAAGATCGCGGCGAAGCTCGCGGTCGGCTACTCGCTGGACGAGTTGAAGAACGAAATCACCGGCGGCCAGACCCCGGCGTCGTTCGAACCGACGATCGACTACGTCGTCACCAAGATTCCGCGTTTCGCGTTCGAGAAATTCCGCGAAGCCGATTCGCGCCTGACCACGCAGATGAAGTCGGTCGGCGAAGTGATGGCGATTGGCCGCACCTTCCAGGAATCGTTCCAGAAGGCGCTGCGCGGTCTGGAAGTCGGCGTCGACGGTCTGGACGAAAAGACCGATAACCGCGACGAGATCATCCGCGAGATCGGCGAAGCCGGTCCGGACCGTATCTGGTACGTCGGCGACGCGTTCCGTATCGGCATGACGGCTGAAGAAATCTTCGAAGAAACCTCGATCGACCCGTGGTTCCTCGCGCAGATCGAACAGATCATCCTGAAGGAAAAGGCGCTGGGCGGCCGGTCGCTCGCGAGCCTCTCGAAGGAAGAGCTGAAGTACGTGAAGCAAAGCGGCTTCTCGGATCGCCGTCTGGCGAAGCTGCTCGGCGCGAAGCCGATGGAAGTGCGTCAACGTCGTATCGAGCTGAACGTGCGTCCGGTGTACAAGCGCGTCGACACCTGCGCCGCCGAATTCGCCACGAAAACTGCCTACATGTACTCGACCTACGAGGAAGAGTGCGAAGCGAATCCCACCAACAACAAGAAGATCATGGTGCTGGGCGGCGGCCCGAACCGGATCGGCCAGGGTATCGAGTTCGACTACTGCTGCGTGCACGCCGCGCTCGCCATGCGCGAAGACGGCTACGAAACGATCATGGTCAACTGCAACCCTGAAACCGTTTCGACCGACTACGACACGTCCGACCGTCTGTACTTCGAATCGCTGACGCTCGAAGACGTGCTCGAAATCGTCGACAAGGAAAAGCCGGTCGGCGTGATCGTGCAATACGGCGGTCAGACGCCGTTGAAGCTCGCGCTCGATCTCGAAGCGAACGGTGTGCCGATCGTCGGCACGTCGCCGGACATGATCGACGCCGCGGAAGACCGCGAGCGTTTCCAGAAGCTGCTGCAGGACCTCGGCCTGCGTCAGCCGCCGAACCGCACCGCGCGCGCCGAAGACGAAGCCCTCAAGCTCGCCGAAGAAATCGGCTACCCGCTGGTGGTGCGTCCTTCGTACGTGCTCGGCGGCCGCGCGATGGAAATCGTTCACGAGCCGCGCGACCTCGAGCGTTATATGCGCGAAGCCGTGAAGGTGTCGCACGACTCGCCGGTGCTGCTCGACCGCTTCCTGAACGACGCGATCGAATGCGACGTGGACTGCATTTCGGACGGCGAAGCGGTGTTTATCGGCGGCGTGATGGAGCACATCGAACAGGCGGGCGTGCACTCGGGCGACTCGGCTTGCTCGCTGCCGCCGTACTCGCTGTCGCAGGAAACCGTCGCTGAATTGAAGCGTCAAACCGGTGCAATGGCGAAGGCGCTGAACGTGATCGGCCTGATGAACGTGCAGTTCGCGATTCAACAGGTGCCGCAGGCTGACGGCTCGAAAGAAGACGTCATCTACGTGCTCGAAGTGAATCCGCGTGCGTCGCGTACGGTGCCGTACGTGTCGAAGGCGACCAGCTTGCCGCTCGCGAAAATCGCGGCGCGCGCGATGGTCGGTCAGAAGCTCGCCGACCAGGGCGTGACGAAGGAGATCATTCCGCCGTACTTCAGCGTGAAAGAAGCCGTGTTCCCGTTCGTCAAGTTCCCGGCAGTCGATCCGGTGCTCGGACCGGAAATGCGCTCGACCGGTGAAGTGATGGGCGTGGGTCAAACGTTCGGCGAAGCGCTGTTCAAGTCGCAACTCGCCGCGGGTTCGCGTCTGCCGGAAACGGGCACGGTGCTGCTGACCGTGATGGACGCCGACAAGCCGAAGGCTGTCGAAGTCGCGCGCATGCTGCACGAACTCGGCTATCCGATTGTCGCGACCAAGGGCACGGCTGCCGCAATCGAAGCGGCCGGTGTGCCGGTGAAGGTCGTCAACAAGGTGAAGGACGGTCGTCCGCACATTGTCGACATGATCAAGAACGGCGAAATCGCGCTGGTCTTCACGACCGTCGACGAAACCCGCGCAGCGATCGCCGACTCGCGTTCAATCCGCATGAGCGCACAGGCGAACAAGGTCACGTACTACACGACGATGTCCGGCGCGCGTGCCGCGGTAGAGGGTTTGCGCTATTTGAAGAACCTCGAAGTCTATGATTTACAAGGGCTGCACGCTCGCCTAAACTAA
- a CDS encoding transglycosylase SLT domain-containing protein → MRFIFSALLVLTLAACASQGPATNSSSANNPASQQAVSDALRKTATAKETINVDQGSVTQLTSADADLWGRIRRGFQMPDLQTDLVDMQVNWYVQRPDYVQRMTERSQKYLYHIVEELEARHMPTELALLPFIESAYSPQALSVAKAAGMWQFMPGTGRTYNLKQNMWQDERRDVLASTSAALDYLSNLHDMFGDWQLALAAYNWGEGNVQRAIARNEAAGLPTDYLSLRMPNETRNYVPKLQAVKNIIMNPQMYGLTLPPIPNHPYFVTVTTSHDIDVDMAAKLSNLSPDEFRSLNPSFRKPVILGATQPQILLPFDNASAFERNLKAYSGSLSSWTTYTVTERAAPAAIAQKIGVDADTLMEVNKIPAGMRLKPGSTIVVPRGSDDDEDISADVAESAVLAMEPDVPDTRKMLIRVRRNQSMAAIAVRYGVSVGQLKAWNRTHRDGVSRGQVIVLHVPVGKAMPSEPGPEAIATNVQGGGVEKIGTRVADTRSDSRYDKKRGRGRSPVVKVSEPVGKVSKPTASAASKGKVTKVSASTSSKASKAAADSRPKTAASAKKGKQNQ, encoded by the coding sequence ATGCGATTTATCTTTAGTGCGTTGTTGGTCCTGACACTCGCCGCCTGCGCGAGTCAGGGACCAGCGACGAATAGTTCCTCCGCCAATAATCCCGCCAGTCAGCAAGCAGTTTCCGACGCCCTTCGCAAGACAGCCACCGCCAAAGAGACGATCAACGTCGACCAGGGCTCGGTCACTCAGCTGACGAGCGCGGACGCCGATCTGTGGGGCCGTATTCGCCGTGGTTTCCAGATGCCGGATCTGCAGACCGACCTCGTCGACATGCAGGTCAACTGGTACGTGCAGCGTCCCGACTACGTGCAGCGCATGACCGAGCGCTCGCAGAAATACCTGTACCACATCGTCGAAGAGCTCGAAGCGCGGCATATGCCGACCGAGCTCGCGCTGCTGCCGTTCATCGAATCGGCGTATAGCCCGCAGGCGTTGTCGGTGGCGAAGGCGGCCGGCATGTGGCAGTTCATGCCGGGCACCGGCCGCACCTACAACCTCAAGCAGAACATGTGGCAGGACGAGCGCCGCGACGTGCTGGCGTCGACCAGCGCCGCGCTCGACTATCTGTCGAATCTGCATGACATGTTCGGCGACTGGCAACTCGCGCTCGCCGCGTACAACTGGGGTGAGGGCAACGTGCAGCGCGCGATTGCCCGCAACGAAGCGGCGGGCTTGCCCACCGACTACCTCAGCTTGCGCATGCCGAACGAGACGCGCAATTACGTGCCGAAGCTGCAGGCGGTGAAGAACATCATCATGAACCCGCAGATGTACGGGCTCACGCTGCCGCCGATTCCGAACCACCCGTATTTCGTGACGGTGACCACGTCGCACGATATTGACGTGGACATGGCCGCCAAGCTCTCGAATCTTTCCCCCGATGAGTTCCGTTCGCTGAACCCGTCGTTCAGGAAGCCGGTGATTCTCGGCGCCACGCAGCCGCAGATCTTGCTGCCGTTCGACAACGCCAGCGCGTTCGAGCGCAATCTGAAGGCTTACTCCGGCTCGCTGTCGTCGTGGACCACGTACACGGTCACCGAGCGCGCGGCGCCCGCGGCGATTGCGCAGAAGATCGGTGTCGACGCCGATACGCTGATGGAAGTGAACAAGATTCCGGCCGGCATGCGCCTGAAGCCGGGCTCCACGATCGTCGTGCCGCGCGGTTCGGACGACGACGAAGACATCAGCGCCGACGTCGCCGAAAGCGCGGTGCTGGCCATGGAGCCGGATGTCCCCGATACCCGCAAGATGCTGATCCGCGTACGCCGCAATCAGTCGATGGCGGCAATCGCCGTGCGTTACGGCGTCTCGGTCGGCCAGTTGAAGGCATGGAATCGTACGCATCGCGACGGCGTGTCGCGCGGCCAGGTGATCGTGCTGCACGTGCCGGTCGGCAAGGCCATGCCGAGCGAGCCGGGTCCGGAAGCGATCGCGACCAACGTACAAGGCGGCGGTGTCGAGAAGATCGGCACCCGCGTCGCGGACACCCGCAGCGATTCGCGTTACGATAAGAAGAGAGGTCGTGGCCGCTCGCCCGTGGTGAAAGTGTCCGAGCCGGTAGGGAAGGTCAGCAAGCCGACAGCGTCCGCCGCCAGCAAGGGCAAAGTGACGAAAGTATCGGCTTCCACGTCCAGCAAGGCGTCGAAGGCCGCGGCGGATAGCCGCCCGAAGACCGCGGCCAGCGCGAAGAAGGGTAAGCAAAACCAATAA
- the gloB gene encoding hydroxyacylglutathione hydrolase has protein sequence MNALEYVPVPAFEDNYIWVVSDGHHAVVVDPGEAAPVRAYLAKRGWRLSAILLTHHHHDHVGGVADLLNGQAVPVYGPAGEAIEHLTRRLENGDRVTIAAPALDFTVLDVPGHTSGHIAYFQAADPRGTPHVFCGDTLFACGCGRLFEGTPKQMLASLDALAALPGATEVHCAHEYTLSNIRFALACEPDNAELQAWRDKATELRARHVPTLPTTIAHERAVNPFLRADQPAVRASLQAQLHEKVPDRLAAFTLMREWKNRFR, from the coding sequence ATGAATGCGCTCGAGTACGTACCGGTCCCGGCGTTTGAAGACAATTACATCTGGGTCGTTTCCGACGGACATCATGCGGTCGTCGTCGATCCGGGTGAGGCCGCCCCCGTGCGCGCGTATCTGGCGAAACGGGGTTGGCGGCTGAGCGCTATTTTACTCACGCACCATCATCACGACCATGTCGGTGGAGTGGCCGATCTGCTGAATGGCCAGGCCGTACCCGTCTACGGCCCCGCCGGTGAAGCGATCGAGCACCTCACGCGGCGTCTTGAAAATGGCGATCGCGTCACGATCGCGGCGCCCGCGCTCGACTTCACGGTGCTCGACGTGCCCGGTCACACGAGCGGCCACATCGCGTATTTCCAGGCGGCCGATCCGCGCGGCACGCCGCACGTGTTTTGCGGCGACACGCTGTTCGCGTGCGGCTGCGGCCGGCTGTTCGAAGGCACGCCGAAGCAGATGCTGGCGTCGCTGGACGCGCTCGCCGCGCTCCCCGGCGCGACCGAGGTTCACTGCGCGCACGAGTACACGCTGTCGAACATCCGCTTCGCACTAGCATGCGAGCCGGACAATGCCGAGTTGCAGGCCTGGCGCGACAAAGCGACCGAGCTGCGGGCGCGCCACGTGCCCACGCTGCCGACCACCATCGCCCATGAACGCGCGGTGAATCCGTTTTTACGCGCCGACCAACCGGCGGTCCGGGCGAGCCTGCAAGCTCAGTTGCACGAAAAAGTGCCCGATCGACTCGCCGCATTCACGCTGATGCGCGAATGGAAAAACCGCTTCCGTTGA
- a CDS encoding tyrosine-type recombinase/integrase: MVALAKVGPHAHHQRIAGNGLAATTGFLPAGFVYLLCHAGKIIEPVLFYLRAKCAFSGVLRSRWTNLTYAEHLYEWFSLLEALGTPWDEVTEQDLIAYSSSLSSHVSSHTKTEIKPSTRKGRMRTILAFYRFAHIRGWISKAVTLDEENILHPPQNRVALAHIQRNRPAAPRSDILDHIKVPEPAPPMCIDETALGRIFFALGPTSSIGRNGVSCRDRLIAEIGLNGGPRLAEVASLTVRQILALVPNSKNPNSPCKLLLTKTKGFTARNVFLPSWLVRELHAYIDHERQEVVDTARAAKPDTYKEPETLFLSLPTANVRDIGESVSRETIMRRFRQAVERCSLFHTVPAVDPRTGNRFLKNEAKYTFHNLRHTFAYTAYITFHRNGDAFPWNKVQILLGHAHLSTTIDIYLKGAGTNEIEVSDAIVETFSGWRDLVDAAA; encoded by the coding sequence ATGGTTGCGTTAGCGAAAGTTGGGCCGCATGCCCACCACCAGCGCATCGCTGGAAATGGCCTAGCAGCGACCACCGGATTCCTACCGGCAGGTTTCGTCTACCTCCTCTGCCACGCCGGCAAAATCATTGAACCAGTCTTGTTTTATCTCCGAGCCAAATGTGCGTTTTCGGGAGTACTGCGCTCTCGCTGGACAAACCTAACGTATGCGGAGCATCTATACGAGTGGTTCTCGCTCTTGGAAGCGCTCGGAACTCCATGGGACGAAGTCACAGAGCAGGACCTGATTGCCTATTCCTCTTCATTGTCCAGCCACGTTAGCTCGCACACGAAGACTGAAATAAAGCCATCAACCCGAAAAGGAAGGATGCGGACGATACTCGCGTTCTACCGATTTGCCCATATTAGAGGATGGATATCCAAGGCAGTGACTCTTGACGAAGAGAATATTCTCCACCCACCTCAAAACCGCGTCGCCTTGGCCCACATTCAACGCAACCGCCCGGCCGCGCCTCGTTCCGACATTTTGGACCACATTAAGGTGCCTGAACCTGCTCCGCCGATGTGCATCGACGAGACTGCCCTTGGGAGAATTTTTTTTGCACTTGGTCCCACCAGCAGCATCGGACGAAACGGCGTCTCGTGCCGCGACAGGCTCATAGCGGAAATCGGTTTGAACGGTGGTCCACGGTTAGCCGAGGTTGCAAGTTTGACAGTGCGACAGATTCTGGCTCTCGTTCCAAACTCCAAAAATCCCAATTCGCCTTGCAAGCTTCTGCTTACCAAGACCAAGGGCTTTACGGCACGCAATGTGTTCCTGCCGAGTTGGCTAGTGCGCGAACTGCACGCTTACATTGACCACGAGCGACAAGAAGTGGTCGACACGGCGAGAGCCGCCAAGCCCGACACTTATAAAGAGCCGGAGACGCTCTTCCTCAGTTTACCGACCGCCAACGTGCGCGACATTGGCGAATCGGTCAGCCGGGAAACGATTATGCGAAGATTTCGCCAAGCGGTTGAACGCTGCTCGCTCTTTCACACAGTGCCTGCGGTGGACCCCAGGACCGGCAACCGCTTCCTGAAGAACGAAGCCAAATATACCTTCCACAACCTCAGACACACTTTTGCCTACACCGCCTACATCACATTCCACCGCAATGGTGATGCATTCCCTTGGAACAAGGTTCAAATTCTGCTTGGCCATGCGCACCTATCGACGACCATAGACATTTACCTCAAAGGTGCTGGGACGAACGAGATTGAGGTGTCAGACGCAATCGTCGAAACCTTCAGTGGATGGCGGGACTTAGTCGATGCCGCGGCCTAA
- the carA gene encoding glutamine-hydrolyzing carbamoyl-phosphate synthase small subunit: MLPSFSPALLALADGTVFRGYSIGAPGHTIGEVVFNTAITGYQEILTDPSYARQIVTLTYPHIGNVGVNAEDVEATKVHAAGLIIRDLPVLASNFRMERTLPQYLKDEGVVAIAGLDTRMLTRVLRDKGAQNGAILAGSDDEARAIELARSFPGLSGMDLAKVVSTKETYEWTQTEWRLGEGYGTQKAPKYRVVAFDYGVKYNILRMLAERGCHVTVLPAQASAADALALNPDGVFLSNGPGDPEPCDYAIAATKELIERGIPTFGICLGHQIMGLAVGAKTMKMKTGHHGANHPVKDLDDGRVVITSQNHGFAVDAATLPANARATHVSLFDGTLQGFALTDKPAFCFQGHPEASPGPHDIAYLFDRFTALMDKKKAGKTAAA, translated from the coding sequence GTGTTGCCGTCATTTTCTCCCGCTCTGCTCGCGCTCGCCGACGGCACGGTCTTTCGTGGTTACTCGATCGGCGCCCCCGGGCATACCATCGGCGAAGTCGTGTTCAACACCGCTATCACCGGCTATCAGGAAATCCTGACTGACCCGAGCTACGCGCGCCAGATCGTGACCCTCACGTATCCGCATATCGGCAACGTCGGCGTGAATGCCGAAGACGTCGAAGCCACGAAAGTCCATGCCGCCGGCCTGATCATCCGTGATCTGCCGGTTCTTGCGTCGAACTTCCGCATGGAGCGCACGCTCCCGCAATACCTCAAGGACGAAGGCGTGGTCGCCATCGCCGGTCTCGACACCCGTATGCTGACCCGCGTGCTGCGCGACAAGGGTGCGCAGAACGGCGCGATCCTCGCCGGTTCGGACGACGAGGCCCGCGCCATCGAACTCGCACGCTCGTTCCCGGGCCTGTCGGGCATGGACCTCGCAAAGGTCGTGTCGACGAAGGAAACCTACGAATGGACCCAGACAGAATGGCGTCTGGGCGAGGGCTACGGCACGCAGAAGGCGCCGAAGTACCGCGTCGTCGCGTTCGACTACGGCGTCAAGTACAACATTCTGCGCATGCTGGCCGAACGCGGCTGCCACGTCACCGTGCTGCCGGCGCAAGCCAGCGCCGCTGACGCGCTCGCGCTCAACCCGGACGGCGTATTCCTGTCGAACGGCCCCGGCGATCCGGAACCGTGCGACTACGCGATCGCGGCCACCAAAGAGCTGATCGAGCGCGGCATTCCGACCTTCGGCATTTGTCTCGGCCACCAGATCATGGGCCTCGCGGTCGGTGCGAAGACCATGAAGATGAAGACCGGCCACCACGGCGCGAACCATCCGGTGAAAGATCTGGACGACGGCCGCGTCGTGATCACGTCGCAAAACCACGGCTTCGCGGTCGACGCCGCCACGCTGCCCGCCAACGCGCGCGCCACGCACGTTTCGCTGTTCGACGGCACGCTGCAGGGTTTCGCGCTGACGGACAAGCCGGCGTTCTGCTTCCAGGGTCACCCGGAAGCGTCGCCCGGTCCGCACGACATCGCCTATCTGTTCGACCGCTTCACGGCGTTGATGGACAAGAAGAAGGCCGGCAAGACCGCTGCGGCTTAA